TGGCCGGGCGGGAACGCGGTCTGTTAAGGCAAAAACCTGGACACAAGGGCGCGATAAGGCCTTTGTGGAATATACCGACCCGCCGCGTGAAAAAGGAAAAAAAATGCTCAAACTGGGCGACCAGATTTGGAATTATATTCCCGAACCGACCGACAGGATCATCACAATCTCAGGACATCTTTTAAGACAGTCTGTTATGGGCTCCGATCTTTCATACGAGGATATTACTGAAAACAGAAAGCTTACCGACATTTATAATGCAAAACTTAAAGGCTCGGAAAAACTTCAGGGCAGGGACTGTTATGTAGTGGAACTGACGGCAAAACAGGAAGACGTTACATACTACAGCCGGAAACTCTGGGTCGACAAGGAAAAATGGCTTCCCTTAAAAGAAGAAAGATATGCCAGAAGCGGCAAGCCCTTAAAGATGAGCGAGATTACGGAAGTAATGCGCGTGGATAACCGCTGGTATCCAAAAAAGATGACTTTCCGCGACCTCATGCAGACGGGCAGCGAAGGGACTGAATACATAATTGACTCAATTGATTTCCACATCAGTATCCCTGAATCCCGGTTTACAAAGGCGGCACTTAAGAAGTAACAAAACCCTTTTTCTTGCCGGCG
Above is a window of Ignavibacteria bacterium DNA encoding:
- a CDS encoding outer membrane lipoprotein-sorting protein, whose translation is MKTLTAIIGILFLSLGIISAQTPVGEDILKQIDKNMVVDKAVSQTTMIIHGRAGTRSVKAKTWTQGRDKAFVEYTDPPREKGKKMLKLGDQIWNYIPEPTDRIITISGHLLRQSVMGSDLSYEDITENRKLTDIYNAKLKGSEKLQGRDCYVVELTAKQEDVTYYSRKLWVDKEKWLPLKEERYARSGKPLKMSEITEVMRVDNRWYPKKMTFRDLMQTGSEGTEYIIDSIDFHISIPESRFTKAALKK